A stretch of DNA from Aerosakkonema funiforme FACHB-1375:
AATAATCTGGCAATTGCCTACCATTCCAGAATCAGAGGAGAGAAGGCAGACAATCTCGAACAAGCGATCGAATTTTACACCGCCACACTCACCATTTACACCCGCGAAGCTTTTCCCCAAGAATGGGCAACGACGCAAAATAATCTGGGAAATGCCTACTGGGATAGAATAAAAGGGGAAAAAGCAGATAACCTAGAATTAGCGATCGCATCCTACACCGCCGCATTGGAAGTTTACACTCGCCAAGCTTTTCCCCAAGATTGGGCAATGACGCAAAATAATCTGGGAAATGCCTACCAAAATAGAATAAAAGGGGAAAAAGCAGATAACCTAGAATTAGCGATCGCATCCTACACCGCCGCATCGGAAGTTCGCACTCGCGAAGCTTTTCCCCAAGATTGGGCAGGGACGCAAAATAATTTGGCAGTTGCCTACAGAAATAGAATCAAAGGGGAAAAAGCAGATAACCTGGAAAAAGCGATCGCATATTACACTGCCGCCCTCACCGTTTACACCCGCGATGCGTTTCCCGAAAAATGGGCAATGATGCAAAATAATGTGGCAAATGCCTACCGTAACAGAATCAAAGGAGACAAGGTAGATAATATCGAAAAAGCGATCAAATGTTACCGACAAGCCCTAGAAATTCGCACTCCCTCAGCCTTCCCCCTAGATTGCCTTGACACAGGACGCAACCTCGGCAACCTCGCTTTTGAACTCCAAGACTGGAATAACGCCATCTACGGCTACGAGAAGGCGATTGCAGCCGTCGAACAAAGTCGCGATTGGGCAGGAACAGAAGCTGCCAAGCGAGAGATTCAAGAAAATGCGATTGAAGTTTATTTCCGAATGTTACAAGCCTGCATCAATGCCCAAAATTTAACCAAAGCAGTTGAAACCGCAGAACGCAGCAAAGCCCGCAACCTGGTCGAACTCCTTGCCAACCGCGACCTCTACCCCAAAGGCGACATTCCCCAAGAAATTTTGACTCGACTCGATAGCCTGCGGCGAGACATCCCCGCCATCCAGCGCCAGTTAGGACAAAAATCTACCAGCCAACTCTCGGAGTCGAACAACGACACCCAAAAGCAATTGCGCGACGAACTAACAAAACTCCAACAGCAGCTAGATAGCGTCCTAGAACAAATCAAACCATTCGATCCCAACTTCAGCTTTACCCAAAAAGTTGAACCAATTCTGCACAGCGAGATTCAATCCTTAGTGGCCGATAATACGGCAATTATAGAGTGGTATATTACTGAGGATAAATTTGCCACCTTTGTCATTACATCAACTTCGCCTCAAATTCAACTCTGGCAATCTTCCGAACAAGATTTGAAAGACTTAGGAAACTGGGCTATAGAATATCTGACCGATTACACTGACGAAAAAGACGCAAACAAAACTCAGTGGCGGCAAAATTTAGCGACTCGCCTGCAACGCCTTGCGGAAATTTTGCACCTTGATGAAATTATCAAACTCGTCCCTCCCACAGTCGATAAACTGGTGTTAATTCCCCACCGCTTCCTGCATCTGTTCCCGCTTCATGCGTTAAACCTTACGAAAACAGCACATAATAATAGTTATTGCTTGCTCGACAGATTCCCTCAAGGCGTTAGTTATGCTCCCAGTTGTCAACTGCTGCAAAGAGCGCAAATGCGACAACGCCCCAATTTTTCTCACCTGTTCGCCATCCAAAACCCCACCAAAGATCTAACTTATGCCAACTTAGAAGTGCAAACTATTCAGCAGCACTTCAACCCTCAAGATATCCTGATCGAAACTGCGGCTAAAAAAGCAGTTATAGATAATAACCGTCTCAGCATCGCTGACTGCATCCACTTCTCCTGTCACGGCTATTTTAACTTTGAAAATCCCTTGCTTTCTGCGTTACTTTTAGCTGACTGCGAATTACCTCCACCGCCACCAAATCCAGACCCTAATCGCTATTTACCTCTAAAAAATAACAAAACTCTAGACTTGAAACAATGCCTCACTTTAGCAGATATTTTTGACCTCGACTTGAGAGCCTGTCGCCTAGTCGTCCTCTCTGCTTGCGAAACGGGAATTACCGATTTTAGTAGCCTCAGCGATGAATATATCGGCTTACCCAGCGGTTTCCTAGTTGCAGGTAGTCCCGGCGTCGTCTGTAGTTTGTGGTCGGTGAGTGACTTGTCTACGGCTTTTCTGCTGATTCGCTTTTATCGAGAATTGACAGAACAACCCAGCCTTAGCGTTCCAGTCGCCCTCAAAAAAGCTCAAAACTGGCTGCGGAATTTGTCCAGAGAAGACTTGCTCAAGGAACTGGATACTTTAAAATTGGATACAAAACGCCGAGAAGGAATCGAACGATGGTTAAAATTAAACGGTAATCCAGCTTTCCCTTTTGAAGATCCCGCTTATTGGGCGGCTTTCTGTGCGATCGGACTTTAACAACTTTCAGGGCAAATCAATTTATGGATTCTAACAAAATTCTTCAAGCTTTTCTAGAACTGCTGAAAAATAATTTTTCTGCTTTCCCTCAAGCCATGCAAGACTTACCTCTTCTTAATAAAAGTCTAGCTGAATTGCCAGATGATGAAATTGAACAAGCGGTCGATCTTATTATTGATTGGTGTAGCGAACGTCAGCCGTTAGGAAAAATTATTAGCGATTCTTTGCGACAAATAAAACTCGACCATCCGATCGAACCACTTCCTGACAATTTAGACAATACTTTTCGAGAAGTTAGAAAAACCGTTCAGCAAAAACTTGATGCCCTAAAAAAAGCACAGGATGAAAAAAATGGGTGAGCGACTTTCCGAACCGAATATTTACTTGTTTGCTTTTCATTTGCTTGAGGGTTTCAACACCACGCCAACTGCAAACAATCTCGATTCTTTGAAGGAGAGATACCTGGAAATATTAAAAAATTTTCAGGTAAAATCGCTACCAGATTTACACGCGACAACAAATTATTCTATCCCGATCGAAGGCGAAGTTTATTTAGAAGAAAATCCCAACAATCCCGATATCGAACCATTAATTGTTAAAGGTTTTGTTCATCCTCTGAATCTTAGCGATAGTTACGCTTTTGGTTTAAACATCGGTTGTCCAGAACCAACCCCTAGCGACAAATATCAAGACATAGACATCACCGATTTGGGAAAATTTCATCTGAACTGCTTGCTGCCAAATTTTGTCCAAAGTTCTCTAGGGCAAACTTTACTAATTACAGCAAAGTTAACTATAGCACAGAAGCGAGAAGGCGAGCAGTTTATTCGAGAATTAGCCGATAAGTGCGTTCAAAATTTTATCCCATCAGAATATCATAACAATCTAGGGCTCGATCGCGACGGTGAACTCTTCGGTAGTCCGATTTTTGAATACGGTAATCCTAACCAACCAGATAGTTACATTCATGTGATTGTTTGGTTATTTACTCACCCAGAAACAGAAGCGAAATTTGGAGACTGCTATCAAGATTTCTTAATATTATTATTTTACCGGCATAAAATTATCCAATCTTATAAAAATAGTCGATATGTAAAAATGGTAATTGCGGATGATTACCAAAAAATCGAAAACCAAATTGATAAAATAAATGAGTTGTCCACGCAAGTAAATTTGAGCGAAGAAGAATTAAAACAATTAAAGACACAACTGAAAGAACTTCCGAAAATGGCGCTAGAATACGCTCAAATGCTGCGAGATTTAGAAGATTACCGCCACACCATTGGATTAAACGATCGCAATTACTTAGATACTATTGACAGAATAGGAGAAAAAATCAAATTAAACTCTAAAAGAAGCTTAAATAAGCAACTGATATTCTTAATCAAATTCAGCCAAAAAAACAGCCGCTACTTTCAAGAGCAAATTGAAGGAAAATTAGGCTATTTCGTGCATGGTTCTGGGTTACTAGACAAAGCGATCGCATCTATTAGGGGAATTGTAGAAATAGAACAAGCAGAGATCGATCGCCAACTGCAAACTACCCTCCAAAATAATGAACTTGCAGAAAAAGAACGCGATCGCCAACTGCAAATTACCCTCCAAAAAAATGAAATCCAAGAAAAAGAACGCGATCGCAACTTGCAAACTACAATAGCCATCGTCGGTGTAGGAATAGGTTTTGCCGGAGTTGCTGCAACTGCATCACCTTATCTAATTGAACAAGATACAAAGCAAAATCTTACCTTTATTCCGGTTCATTTTCAACCATCTTTCGGTTTAAATCCGCCACATAATTTAACTATTTCTGTGCTATTCAGCTTAGGCGCTGGTTTAGTGGGAGTTGCAATCGCTGCCATAATAATGGGATATATTCAGAAACATGAGAAAAGTGCGATCGCTCGTACTATTAATTTCATTTTAGGCAATTCTCAGGCGCAAGAAAACCTTCAAACTGAACCCCGGAAAATATCTAGTTCTCAAAGTACAGAATTTTCTGTACCTCAGCAACCAGAAAAAGAGCGATCGCACTCCCAGCAGGATCGCTGATAAGATAATACTAAGCCTTTTGAGTCACCTTAATATAGAGTAGGGTTTTATGCGATCGATCTCTAGGAGTCTGAACTATGTCATTTGACGAACAAAACCTGGAAGCTTTTATTGAATTATTAAAGGATAAGCGATCGCGCTTATTTACTCCTCAAGATATCGCCAGCTTAACTAAGTTAATCAATTCCGTACCCGACGATATCGAAAAACTCTCCGTTGCGATCGCTTCTTGGTACGAAAAACGCCCGAAAATCCTGGATGCTCAACTCGATATCCTCAACAATAAATTGAGTAATAACACCAGTTTTAATAGAGTCTCAGACAGTAATGTTACTGATGTCAACTCTTCCGAATATCAACTCAACAAACAAGTTTTACAAAAGGCGATCGAACAAATTTCTGTTTCTTTAACTTCCCGGACATCTACTCCCCGAATAAAAGATGGAAAATTTAACTCCAAATTTTGAATAGTCAGTCAACGGAATTTCTGCAATTAATCAACCCCTGGAAAGTATCAGAGGTCTTTAATTAAATCAAATGCTAACAAAAAAGGCAATTATAGCAACCGCCTTGGCGGTTAGAACGTTATTAATTCGTCAACCCTTTGATTATAACCACTTCTTCCCCTAACCCCTAACCCCTAACCCCTAACCCCTAGTAAAAAATTTTACAACAGGACAAGCGGCAAGCGTTTTGAGGTAGGGAATCGAACCCTAAAGCCCGCGCATCTGGAATGCAGGTCGCCACCTTGGCGGAATTCAACCTTGCTCAGTTCCTGTTGTAATACAACTATAATACACTTTCTCAGCAGTGTCAACTGTTTTTAGATTTTCTTGGGTGCGATAACCGCCTTTATTTATTAGACCTCTCCAAAAACTCTTGTGGGATAGGCATCTTGCCTGTCCCTGAGATTCTTTTCTCAAGAGGTCTAATGTTTATCTCAAAAATTCAAAAGATGGTATACAACCGGATTGCGCGTTACTTTCCGTCTTTGTCAATGTCGCCGGGAATAGCGCGTTCAACTTTGTCCCATGCGTCGCGAGTTGCCCGCTTAGCTTTTTCCCAGCTTAAGTTTGGATTGCGACGGTTCGTTTCGTAGTCGCGTCGCAAATTTGGTTCGACTTCATCGTAACTTCTACCGTAGTAGCGACCGTAACCTTCATAGCCGGTGCGATAGGCGGGTGCGTAGTCATCGTAACTGTAATCCGATTCTACATAAGGCCGAGAGGTGTAGTTATCGCGCCAGTAAGCATCTTCTACTGTGGGGTCAATTGCTTCGCCAACTGCTTTGCCGGTCAAACCGCCTACTACCGCGCCAACCGCTGCGCCAATTGCGCCTCCGACTGGGCCACCCACCGCAACGCCTACAGCGGTTCCAATCACGCCAGCTGCGCCAGCACCAATACCTGTCTCTACTGGATGTGCGCCTGTTTCACCGGAAATCGGGTCGCGATTTTCATCAGGTTGCTTATTCATAATTCTTGTTTCCTTGCGATCGGACTTTACTAATCTTTCTTAAAGTTACGATTAAATTGCTAACGGAATCTTCCCCCGCAGGTGATAATTAATATGATGCTTTGCTGTACCTTTTGGTAGATAAATACTATCTAAAGTCTGCGGTTATAGGGTATAAAAAATAATTTATTAAACTAACAAATATCTATTTTTTTATAGATATTGTTGTAGTATGGCAGCGGTAGCTTGTCCGGTTTTTTCCCAACTGAATAATTTTGCTCTCGCCAAACCAGCTTGACGCAGGCGCGATCGCAACTCCGCATCCTCCGCCACCGCGTGCATCGCTTCTGCAATTTCTCCCACGTTGTAGGGATCGATCGAAATAGCCGCATCGCCAGCAACTTCAGGTATTGAGGAAAGATTGGAGGTAATCACGGGAGTACCGCAAGCCATCGCTTCCAAAACGGGAAGTCCGAATCCCTCCCAAAGGCTGGGAAAAACGAGTGCGATCGCTTGATTGATTATTGTAGGTAATTCCCCATAAGGAACGTATTCCAAAAATTTGATGCGATCGCATATTCCCAACTGTTCCGCAGCTGCTTTTAAAGTCGGAGTGAAGCGTTTGTCAAACGATCCGGCTATCCACAATTCCCGATCGTCGCTGTTGGGTAAAAGAGCAAAAGCTTCGATCAGAAGTAGTATATTTTTATACGGATCGTGTCTGCCGATGTACAGAAAATAATTGCGACTTGGTAAATCTAAAAACC
This window harbors:
- a CDS encoding CHAT domain-containing protein, which translates into the protein MDETRIQAYVNLIEALLSCPNGEEPQILQANSELLDLGFVQVCEAVAAGLAEEGKQNEADFLRSVASQLGEFLGMNDEEDGDNSEGENTEKYVEFILELLHAEESYRDISVVYPILDRGKHLLNVRFAAILNQVAVNLIAKHPEATREIIPIIGNLSIHISGFPRGKRANNIEIGIAGYQIVLNNLEPGSELWATAQNNLAIAYHSRIRGEKADNLEQAIEFYTATLTIYTREAFPQEWATTQNNLGNAYWDRIKGEKADNLELAIASYTAALEVYTRQAFPQDWAMTQNNLGNAYQNRIKGEKADNLELAIASYTAASEVRTREAFPQDWAGTQNNLAVAYRNRIKGEKADNLEKAIAYYTAALTVYTRDAFPEKWAMMQNNVANAYRNRIKGDKVDNIEKAIKCYRQALEIRTPSAFPLDCLDTGRNLGNLAFELQDWNNAIYGYEKAIAAVEQSRDWAGTEAAKREIQENAIEVYFRMLQACINAQNLTKAVETAERSKARNLVELLANRDLYPKGDIPQEILTRLDSLRRDIPAIQRQLGQKSTSQLSESNNDTQKQLRDELTKLQQQLDSVLEQIKPFDPNFSFTQKVEPILHSEIQSLVADNTAIIEWYITEDKFATFVITSTSPQIQLWQSSEQDLKDLGNWAIEYLTDYTDEKDANKTQWRQNLATRLQRLAEILHLDEIIKLVPPTVDKLVLIPHRFLHLFPLHALNLTKTAHNNSYCLLDRFPQGVSYAPSCQLLQRAQMRQRPNFSHLFAIQNPTKDLTYANLEVQTIQQHFNPQDILIETAAKKAVIDNNRLSIADCIHFSCHGYFNFENPLLSALLLADCELPPPPPNPDPNRYLPLKNNKTLDLKQCLTLADIFDLDLRACRLVVLSACETGITDFSSLSDEYIGLPSGFLVAGSPGVVCSLWSVSDLSTAFLLIRFYRELTEQPSLSVPVALKKAQNWLRNLSREDLLKELDTLKLDTKRREGIERWLKLNGNPAFPFEDPAYWAAFCAIGL
- a CDS encoding glycosyltransferase family 4 protein, with the protein product MTKPTGISTYAFNLFPHLKLLNPTLLVSRNIDNFDCYPVPPNLTPEQGTKGNLSRILWTQLQLPKIYQNLKANLLFSPLPEAPVFSGCRYVVTVHDLIPLRFPRRFSPLTNYSRYLLPLVLSEAQHIICDSESTAKDAISFFHIPERKVTPVLLAYDADRFRFLDLPSRNYFLYIGRHDPYKNILLLIEAFALLPNSDDRELWIAGSFDKRFTPTLKAAAEQLGICDRIKFLEYVPYGELPTIINQAIALVFPSLWEGFGLPVLEAMACGTPVITSNLSSIPEVAGDAAISIDPYNVGEIAEAMHAVAEDAELRSRLRQAGLARAKLFSWEKTGQATAAILQQYL